A stretch of Mastomys coucha isolate ucsf_1 unplaced genomic scaffold, UCSF_Mcou_1 pScaffold3, whole genome shotgun sequence DNA encodes these proteins:
- the LOC116075314 gene encoding putative uncharacterized protein ZNRD1-AS1 gives MEGGKLYCSVPEKERKETERQAQPPGQARESKNRMCRLFPREGLPRIVHDGPAAQRRQQVKKREQVQIKDHQERMLRGRELIQQRLKEQLLRKDQGQFPSLAKLDRVKKETMDFERANAHPLLQLRTKSLIKLESLLEKSQAGDERKTAIKPNQKKCLALPPFLRSHVRKIKDQKNCSAFCGKKY, from the coding sequence ATGGAAGGAGGAAAACTTTACTGTTCAGTAccggagaaagagaggaaagagactgAACGGCAAGCACAGCccccaggccaggccagagagTCTAAGAACAGAATGTGTAGACTCTTTCCCAGGGAAGGGCTGCCGAGGATTGTGCATGATGGCCCTGCAGCACAGAGAAGACAGCAGGTGAAAAAGAGGGAACAGGTGCAAATCAAAGACCACCAGGAACGCATGCTTCGAGGGAGGGAACTCATACAGCAAAGACTCAAAGAACAACTCCTGAGGAAAGACCAGGGCCAGTTCCCTTCACTTGCGAAGCTTGATCGAGTGAAAAAAGAGACTATGGACTTTGAAAGGGCTAATGCACACCCACTTCTACAGCTACGTACTAAAAGTCTAATTAAGTTGGAGAGTCTTTTGGAGAAGTCTCAGGCAGGAGATGAAAGGAAAACAGCTATAAAGCCTAATCAAAAGAAATGCTTGGCCCTGCCACCATTTTTGAGAAGTCATGTACGAAAAATCAAAGATCAGAAAAACTGTAGTGCCTTTTGTGGAAAAAAATACtag